The sequence CGTCGAGCGCAAAAACAGCGCCTCGTTTGTCGGATCGAAAAATCCCTTGAGATCGCCGCAAAGGTCGAGATGCAGCACGACCGTCGCCTGTCCATTTTCCGGTGAATGGCCGGTCGGTGGGCCGATCACCTCGCGAAAACGCAGTTCGCCCTTGTTCAAAATGTGCAGGCGCTTCAGTGCCGCGAGGTAGGTGGCGTTCGACACGCTGACCACGGCGCCAAGCCAGAAGAGCGGCGAGCGATCTTTGATCTGAAATATGCGGTGCGGCATCGCGAATTCAATCTATTCCTGCGCGCCGCGGGCCGCAAGACGAATGTGACGCGTCGCGTCAATGATGGGCGGTGTCGCGTTCCCCGAACGCGATGGACGGAATGGACGGTATGGACCGAATGGACTTGATGGACGTGATGGACCGCTGATGTGGCGCCCGCATCCCCGCGGGCGCGAAAACTCGTCTTGCCCGGGAACTTTCGAATTGCCGGTGTGCGTGTCCCGCTCATATCTATTTCCTTTTTTCTATTTCCTCTTTTCCCGCGCCTGCCTTTTCGACGATGTTCGTCGTCGATTTCCCCGGAACGGGCGGCACACGGACGACGCGGCCTCCGTTGGCTTCCACGGTCTCGCGGCCGATGATGGCGTCGGCGGCCCAGTCGCCGCCCTTCACGAGAAAGTCCGGGATGACGCGGTCGATCAATCGGCCCGGATCGGGATCGTCAAAGGCGACAACGAAATCCACGCACGCCAGCGCGGCGAGAACCTCCATGCGTTCGGCGCACGGGATCACGGGACGGCGGGGGCCTTTCAGGCGCTGCACGCTCTCGTCGGTGTTGACGGCGACGACAAGCGCATCGGCGGCGTCGCGCGCGGCGGTGAGCGTGTGCAAATGTCCCGAATGCAGCAGGTCAAAACATCCATTCGTGAAGGCGAGCGTCTTACCGTGCGCGCGCAACGCTTCGCGCGCCGCGACGAGCGCGTCTTCGGCGACGATCTTCGTTGCGGTGGGGCGGGGCGGCGACATGGGCGGCAGTTTAGCGGATTTTGAACGAAGGAGAATGCCAGAAAGACGCGGCCGTCAGCAGGGGCGAGCGAGCTCCTTCGCTTCGCTCAGGATGACAAGGACTCGCTCAGGATAACGAGGATTCGCTCAGGATGACGAGGACTCGCTCAGGATGACGAGGACTCGCTCGGGATGACGTCACCACAGGCGATGTCACTCGATTCTCGATCCTCAATCCTCGATCCTCAATCCTCGATCCTCAATCCTCATCTTGCTTGGAAGATGACCAGAAGCACGCGATTGTTTTCGTTGCGCGTGCCGATCGGTTTTTCGCCGCCGAAGCCGATGGCGATGACGCGCTCCTCCTCCACCCCTGCGCCGATCAGCGCGTCGCGCACCGCGTCGGCTCGTTTTTGCGTCACGATGACGTCCTGGTCCGGGTCATTCGACGGATCGACGTGCGCCTCGACGCGCACCGACAGTTCGGGATTGGCGAAAAGCTGCACGGCAAAGTTTTGCAGCGCGTCGATGTCCCCGCGCGACAGACGTGTCGATCGCCCGCTGAAAGCGATGTCCGGCCCAACGACGATCTTCAGGCTCGAAGGCTTCACGTCGGGGCATCCGTCGTCGTCGAGGATCCCGTTGAAGGTTTCCGCCACGTTCGGGCACTTGTCGATTTCGTCGGGAATCCCGTCGGCGTCGTTGTCCGGATCGGGGCAGCCGTCCTGATCCTGGAACCCGTCGATGTCCTCGCGCGCGCCGGGGCATTGATCGAGCGCGTCCGGCACGTCGTCGCGGTCGTTGTCGATATCGGGGCAGCCGTCCATGTCGTGATGGTCGTCGAAGTCTTCGGGACTGTCCGGGCAGCCGTCATCCTCGTCGAGCAAGCCGTCGCCGTCGTTGTCATAATCGGGGATGCCGTCCTCGTCCTCCCAACCGTCGTAATCCTCCGCGCGGTACGGATCTCCGTCACGCACGTCCGGGATCGCGTCGCCGTCGAGATCGTTTTCGCAGCCCGTCGACTTCGCTGTCGCCTCGGCCAGCGCCATTTCAGCCCGGTCGAAGAACACGGCCGCCTCCGCGTTGGTCCCGAAACGCGATTCGGTGATCGCGAAATCGAGATTCGCCTCGGCCGCCGCGAACGCGGCGGCGGCGCACCACGGCGCGCCCGTTTCGCGGGCTTGTTCGATTTTCGCCTCGAGCGTGGGGATCTTGCCGCGTATTGTGCCGGAGCATCCGGCCAAGGCGCTTAACGCGCACGCGAGGATCGCGGCGCGAGTGGCCAGGCGGACGCGGTGCGGCCGACGGCTCACTTGAGGTGAATCTTGCGGAACTTCTTCGCGTTCTTGTAGGCGAGCTCGGAGAATTCGTGCGCCTTTTGCAGATAGCGCGAAGCCAGTTCCGGTCGGCCGCGCGCCATCTCGCGTTCCGCCTGCGCGAGATACTGCTCGGCCGCGAAGAATTCGTAAGGAGACTTTTCCGCGGCGCCCGAATATTTGGCGGCCTCGTAAACGGCCATCGTTTCCTCGAGCGTCACCTGGGGGCCGACATTCGCCGCGGCGCAATGCGTCAGCATCGCGACGACGAAAACGAGCGCCGTAAGCCGCGGGATCCGCATGGGGATTGGACATCTCCGTGTTGCGGAAAAGAAGTATCACGCGCGCTTTCGGTCCGTCAACGGCGCGCACTCGCGGTGATGTCGTAAGCCATTGAAATACCGAAGAAAACTACTGATTCAAGCCATGAATGATCCGTAGACCCTTGAGCGTCAGATCGCCATCCACCGCGTCGATCGTCTCGGAGCCCTTGGCGATCAGCGTGGCCAGGCCACCCGTGCCGATGACGCGCGCCGAGCCGCCAAGCTCTTCGCGGATGCGCGTGACAAGCGCGTCGACAAGGCCGACGTAACCGAAGAACACGCCCGACTGCATGCTCGCCACAGTGTTTTTGCCGATCGCGGCCCGCGGCCTTGCAAACTCCACGCGCGGAAGTTTGGCGGCGTGGCGAAACAGCGCGTCCATCGAAATATTGATACCGGGCGCGATCGCGCCGCCGAGGTATTCCCCGCGCGCCGTGATCGCGTCGAACGTCGTCGCCGTGCCGAAATCGACGATGACAAGCGCCTCCTGGAATTCGTGGTACGCCGCGACCGCGTTGACGATGCGATCCGCGCCGACCTCGCGCGGATTGTCATACAGGATCGGCATGCCCGTCTTGATGCCGGGGCCGACCTGCATTGCCTCGCGCCCGAAGTATTTGGTCGACAGGCGCGAGAACGTATAGGCGAGCGTCGGGACGACGCACGAAACGATGACGCCATCGACCGCCGCGAGCGCGATGTTCGCGTGGCGAAACAGGTCGAGCATGAGCATGCCGTATTCGTCCGCGGTGCGTTCCTCGCGTGTGCCGAGCCGCCAGGAGGCCAGCAGGCTTTCGCCGTCGAAAACGCCGATGACCGTGTTCGTGTTGCCCACATCGATGACGCAAAGCATATCAATCCACCCGCATCTCGAACGTTTGCCCATCGGTTGAAATCGCGACGACGTCTCCCGAATACACGCGGCGCTCGCCGCGTTCGTCGTCGATCAGGAGCGCGCCGTCGTCCGCAAGCCCGAGCGCTGGTCCCCGGATGCGCCCCTCGGCCGTATCGACGACGTACCGCGCACCGGGAATCCGCGCGCCGCGCCGCCAAAGGTCGAGAAGCCCGGCGCGGTCATGAATGAGCGACTTATACATGCCGTCCAGATGGCGGTAAAGGAGCGCCAGCACCTCGGCGCGGTCGTGAGGGCGCCCCGTCAGCGTGGCAAACGACGCGGCTCGTAGGGCGATATCCGGCGGAGCGCGGCGCGGATCGAGATTGACGTTGACGCCGAGGCCCGCGATCAACGCGTGGCGGCCGGCGTGCGTCTCGCACAGAACGCCCGCGATTTTTTTCCCGCCGGCGTACAGATCATTCGGCCATTTCAACATGGCGTCCGAAACGCCAATATCCGCCGCCGTCTGAAAAAGCGCCGCGCCCGCGGCGTACACGAATAGACGCGCGTCCTCGCCGAGCGGCTCGGCGTCAAACAACATCGAGACGTACAGATTCACACCCGGCGGCGAGTGCCACACGCGGCCCTTTCGCCCGCGACCGGCCGTCTGCGCGTCGGCGACGACGATCGCTCCATTCGGCGCGCCGTCGCCGGCCCAGGCCGCGAGCTCGGCATTCGTGGACGGCGCTTCGTCAAGGACGCGAACGTGCGCCCGTGGGATGCCGATCCACGCGGCCACACGATCGGCGGACAGCTTGTCCGGGACGGGCAGGGGATCGTTCATGCGATCGCGCGGATCTTGAAATTCAGGTCCGCCGCCGGCGCGGAATGCGTCAACGCACCGATGGAGGCGAAATCCACGCCCGTCGCGGCGATCGCGCGGACGTTCGCGAGCGTAATGCCGCCGCTCGCCTCCGTGGGAACCCGGCCGGCGACGATTCGCACAGCATTGCCGAGTGACGGCGGGTCCATGTTGTCGAAAAGAAGGCGCGTCGCGCCGGCGGCGATCGCGGATTCGATCTCGTCCGCGCGGCGGATCTCGGCGATGATGGGGGCATCGGGGCCGAGCGCCGCGCGCACGCGGGCGACCGCGTCGCCGACGCCGCCGCACGCATCGATGTGGTTGTCCTTGACGAGCGCGACGTCAAACAGGCCCATGCGGTGGTTGACGCCGCCGCCCGCGAGCACCGCCGACTTTTCCGCCGCGCGCCAAAGAGGCGTCGTCTTGCGCGTGTCGATGATGCGGCAGCGCGTGCCCTGGACGGCCTCGACGAACGTCGCGGTCAGCGCGGCGACGCCGCATAGCCGCTGCGCGAGGTTGAGCGCGGTACGCTCGGCGGCAAGGAGCGAGCGTATCGGCCCGGTGACGGTCGCGATCGCTTCGCCCGCGTGCGCGCGATCACCGTCTGTCTTGTGCGTAAATACAACGAGACGCACATCGGCGATTTCGAACGCCGCCCGTACGTACGCCAACCCCGCCACCACGAGCGACGTGCGCGCGCGCAGCACGCCTTCGCCGCGGCGATTTTCGTCGATGGTCGCAAGACTCGTGATGTCGCCCGCGCCGATATCCTCGGCCAGCGCGCGTCCGATGAGATCGCGTTCGTTATCGCTGATCATGCAGGAATTGTACGTGTCGCGAACGCGCCGGGCCAGCGGTGGAATCGTACGCGCGGCGGATGGGCCGGACTAGCGATATGGAACCGCGACCGTCGGGAGCGGGTACGGACGCCTCGCTTACGACTTCTCGATCTGTTCCTTGACGTTTGCGATGATCGTCGGTAGCAGCGCCTCGAGTTCGACCTGCACCTGCTTGGCGATGACGCGGCGGATATTTTCGCGCGCGGCGCGCGTGAGCTTTTCGTCGAGCATTTCGCGGGCGATCTTGTCGATGTGGTCGGGCGTCAACCCCGCGAGCGCGGCATCAATGGTCCCCCGCGCGCCGGCACCGGCTTGCCCCATGGTATTCATCGCGAAGTTCGAGATGTCCTCGTCGCCGCCGGTATGTTGCGATTCAAATTCGATGCCCGAATCCGATCCGAAAAAATCCTTGGGCAACTCGATCGCCGCGCGCGACGGATGTACTCCGGACTCTTCGCCCGCGACGTACAGATTCCGCTTGCCGCCGTGATCGTCCTCGCGGGGATGGACGCTGTCGTATTGCGAATCGCTTTTCAGGATCGACGGGTCGCGGTCGGGCGACGCGACATCGAGGTAATGGCCCGCGCGGGCCTTCTTGGTCTCGTACCGGTCAATCAAAAGGCGAAGCTTGTTCGACAACGCGGGCAGCGATGCGGGCCAACTGATCGTGTCGTCCGGCTGGGCCGCGGCCGCAAGTTCCGCCGGCAGAATCTGTTGCGCATGCGTAACGAGAAGGGCGGTCAGGTGGCCCTGCCCGAATTCGTTTTTCAGCCGAAAGAGAAACCGCAACGCGACGTCGGGCTCCAGGCGGGCGTCCATGACGACGACGCACGGCTCCTGTTGCCCGATCATGGAGATGGCGTTGCCCGGGTCGGGCGACGTCCAGACGCGATACCAACCGGAATCGAGCGCCGATTGCACAGCCTTGCCGATTTCCGGATCACGGCCGATGACGAGAATCAGTTGCATAGCCCGTGTTTGCTCCGAATAGGTCCATGCCGGTAACGGCTTGCGGCGGCGCGGGACAATGCACCCGCGAGTCGTTCCATTGAACGCCACACCCTTGATGCGTCAAATGACAAAAAAATACTGGCATTTTCTCGGCGCGCTGTCCATTTGACCCGGATCACCCGCGCCGCTTGCGCTCGCTTTTGGCCGCGGCGGCGGCTTCGGGGCGCGCGGCGCCGGTGCGCTTCTTGATCGAAAGGCGTACCGGCGAACCCAGAAAGTCCGCCGAATCGCGAATTGTTCGCAGCAAAAACCGGTGATAGCTGAAATGCACCGCGCCCGGATCGTTCGCGAACATGACAAACGACGGCGGGCGCACGGTGGGTTGCGTCGCGTAATAAAACTTCAGTTGGCGGTTTTTCACGATCGGCGGCGTGTGCGTCTGGATCGCCTTTTCGATCAGGCGATTGAGCGGACCCGTCTCGATGCGGCGGTTGAACGCATCGGACACGCGCGTAACGAGCGGCATGATTTTCTTGACGCCGCGGCCGGTCTTCGCGGATATCTCGAGCATCGGGATGAAGTCCAGGTGACGCAGGCGAAAATCCCGCTGGCGGTCAATCTCGCGCCGCCAGGCGTCGATGTCGCCGACGAGATCGATTTTGTTGAACAGCCAGACGACCGCGCGGCCGCGATCGATGGCGTAGGTCGTCACGCGCAGCATCTGATCGCTGAAGAATTCCTCGGCGTCGCCCATGACAAGGGCGATGTGGCAACGGTCAAGCGCTTTGAGCGCCTGGACGACGCTGAACTTCTCGACGCGCTCGGTCACCTTCGCCTTGCGGCGAATGCCCGCGGTGTCGATCAAAAGATAGTCGCGCCCGTTAGCGGCAAAGGGCACGTCGATCGCGTCGCGCGTCGTGCCGGGCATTTCCGAGACGATCATGCGGTTTGCGCCGATCATGCGGTTGACCAGCGAGCTCTTTCCCACATTCGGCTTGCCGACGATGGCGATGCGCGTTCCGCCTTTTTCGTCCGACTCGGATTCGGCATCGCCTTCCTCGGCCGGCGGCAGAACAGCCGCGATCTTGCGCAGCAGTTTGTCCACGCCAAGATTTTCCTTGGCGGAAATCAGGTACAAATCGTTCGCGCCGAGGCGATAGAACTCGCCCGAGGCGTTTGCGACGCGGTCGCCCTCGACCTTGTTCACGACGTGAAAGACGGGCGTCTCGGTGCGGCGCAGGCGCGCGGCGATTTCCTCGTCCTCGGGCAGCAGCCCTTCGCGCCCGTCGAGCAGAAACACGACAGCGTCCGCATCGGCGAGGATCTCGTCGACGCGCTCCACGACGCGCGCGTGCAGTTCGTCACCGGTTTCGCTCGAAAGGCCGCCGGTGTCGGCCAGAAGCACCGCGCGGCCGCCGATGTTCGTGCGCGCCAGGTGCACGTCGCGTGTCAGGCCGGGCATATCGTCCACGAGCGCACGTCGCGCGCCGGCGATGCGGTTGAATAGCGTGCTCTTGCCGGTGTTGGGCCGGCCGACGATGGCGACAAGCGGCGTCATGGGTGGTACCCCAACCGGCGCAGCCACTCATCGCGTTGCGTCCAGTCCTTGCGCACCTTCACGAACAGCCCAAGGTAGACGCGCTGCCCCAGAAATTCCTCGATCTTCGCGCGCGCGGCCTGGCCGATGGATTTCAGCAACAGCCCGCCCTTGCCGATGACGATGCCTTTCTGGCTTTCGCGCTCCACGTAAATTTCCGCCTCGATGCGAACGACGCCGCCTTCTTCCTCGGGTTCCTTGAAGTGCTCCACGACGACGTCGGTGGAGTAGGGGATCTCCTGCCGCGTCTGAAGGAAGAGTTGCTCGCGGATCATCTCCGCCACGAAAAAGCGCACCGGAAGCGACGTGATTTCGTCCTCGGGATACATCGGCGCGCCTTCGGGCAGGAGCGGCAGGACGGCATCGACGAGTTCGTCCACGCCGTCACGCTTCGTCGCGGTCATGCGAATGACGGCATCGAATTTCGCAAACTCCGACAATGCCGCTTCGCGCCCGGAGAGCCGTTTATCATCCCGGACGAGATCGCATTTGTTGACGGCCAGCACGAGCGGCCGGCCAAGCCCGCCGAGCTCGCGGCAAAGCATGGCCTCGGCCTCGCGCAGCGGCGCACCCGCGTCCACGACAAGCACGGCGATGTCCGATTCCCCGACGGTGCGGCGAAGCTCCACGTTCAGGAATTTGTTGAGCGCGCTGATTTCCTCGGCGAGCCCCGGCGTGTCGAAAAACACGATCTGCGCCTCGTCGCGTTGCAGGATGCCGACGATGCGCCGTCGCGTGGTCTGCGGCTTGGGCGTGACGATCGAGATCGATTCGCCGACAAGCGCGTTCAGCAGCGTGGATTTGCCGACGTTCGGCATCCCCGTCACCGCGACGAACCCGGCCCGGTATCCCGGCGATGCGCCCGTCATGACGACCGCCCCGCGTCCGCGCGCGTCAGGGCGTGCGCCAGCGGGTCGGTGAGGCCAAAAGCCTTCCACGCTTCCCGGGCCGCGGCCTGCTCCGCCTCTTTTTTCGATCGTCCGTTGCCGACGCCGTACTTTTCGCGGCCGACCCACAGCTCGACC comes from bacterium and encodes:
- a CDS encoding adenylyltransferase/cytidyltransferase family protein, whose amino-acid sequence is MSPPRPTATKIVAEDALVAAREALRAHGKTLAFTNGCFDLLHSGHLHTLTAARDAADALVVAVNTDESVQRLKGPRRPVIPCAERMEVLAALACVDFVVAFDDPDPGRLIDRVIPDFLVKGGDWAADAIIGRETVEANGGRVVRVPPVPGKSTTNIVEKAGAGKEEIEKRK
- a CDS encoding DUF4398 domain-containing protein, yielding MRIPRLTALVFVVAMLTHCAAANVGPQVTLEETMAVYEAAKYSGAAEKSPYEFFAAEQYLAQAEREMARGRPELASRYLQKAHEFSELAYKNAKKFRKIHLK
- a CDS encoding biotin--[acetyl-CoA-carboxylase] ligase — encoded protein: MNDPLPVPDKLSADRVAAWIGIPRAHVRVLDEAPSTNAELAAWAGDGAPNGAIVVADAQTAGRGRKGRVWHSPPGVNLYVSMLFDAEPLGEDARLFVYAAGAALFQTAADIGVSDAMLKWPNDLYAGGKKIAGVLCETHAGRHALIAGLGVNVNLDPRRAPPDIALRAASFATLTGRPHDRAEVLALLYRHLDGMYKSLIHDRAGLLDLWRRGARIPGARYVVDTAEGRIRGPALGLADDGALLIDDERGERRVYSGDVVAISTDGQTFEMRVD
- the era gene encoding GTPase Era; translated protein: MTGASPGYRAGFVAVTGMPNVGKSTLLNALVGESISIVTPKPQTTRRRIVGILQRDEAQIVFFDTPGLAEEISALNKFLNVELRRTVGESDIAVLVVDAGAPLREAEAMLCRELGGLGRPLVLAVNKCDLVRDDKRLSGREAALSEFAKFDAVIRMTATKRDGVDELVDAVLPLLPEGAPMYPEDEITSLPVRFFVAEMIREQLFLQTRQEIPYSTDVVVEHFKEPEEEGGVVRIEAEIYVERESQKGIVIGKGGLLLKSIGQAARAKIEEFLGQRVYLGLFVKVRKDWTQRDEWLRRLGYHP
- the der gene encoding ribosome biogenesis GTPase Der, with the translated sequence MTPLVAIVGRPNTGKSTLFNRIAGARRALVDDMPGLTRDVHLARTNIGGRAVLLADTGGLSSETGDELHARVVERVDEILADADAVVFLLDGREGLLPEDEEIAARLRRTETPVFHVVNKVEGDRVANASGEFYRLGANDLYLISAKENLGVDKLLRKIAAVLPPAEEGDAESESDEKGGTRIAIVGKPNVGKSSLVNRMIGANRMIVSEMPGTTRDAIDVPFAANGRDYLLIDTAGIRRKAKVTERVEKFSVVQALKALDRCHIALVMGDAEEFFSDQMLRVTTYAIDRGRAVVWLFNKIDLVGDIDAWRREIDRQRDFRLRHLDFIPMLEISAKTGRGVKKIMPLVTRVSDAFNRRIETGPLNRLIEKAIQTHTPPIVKNRQLKFYYATQPTVRPPSFVMFANDPGAVHFSYHRFLLRTIRDSADFLGSPVRLSIKKRTGAARPEAAAAAKSERKRRG
- the nadC gene encoding carboxylating nicotinate-nucleotide diphosphorylase — translated: MISDNERDLIGRALAEDIGAGDITSLATIDENRRGEGVLRARTSLVVAGLAYVRAAFEIADVRLVVFTHKTDGDRAHAGEAIATVTGPIRSLLAAERTALNLAQRLCGVAALTATFVEAVQGTRCRIIDTRKTTPLWRAAEKSAVLAGGGVNHRMGLFDVALVKDNHIDACGGVGDAVARVRAALGPDAPIIAEIRRADEIESAIAAGATRLLFDNMDPPSLGNAVRIVAGRVPTEASGGITLANVRAIAATGVDFASIGALTHSAPAADLNFKIRAIA
- a CDS encoding OmpA family protein → MSRRPHRVRLATRAAILACALSALAGCSGTIRGKIPTLEAKIEQARETGAPWCAAAAFAAAEANLDFAITESRFGTNAEAAVFFDRAEMALAEATAKSTGCENDLDGDAIPDVRDGDPYRAEDYDGWEDEDGIPDYDNDGDGLLDEDDGCPDSPEDFDDHHDMDGCPDIDNDRDDVPDALDQCPGAREDIDGFQDQDGCPDPDNDADGIPDEIDKCPNVAETFNGILDDDGCPDVKPSSLKIVVGPDIAFSGRSTRLSRGDIDALQNFAVQLFANPELSVRVEAHVDPSNDPDQDVIVTQKRADAVRDALIGAGVEEERVIAIGFGGEKPIGTRNENNRVLLVIFQAR
- a CDS encoding type III pantothenate kinase, which translates into the protein MLCVIDVGNTNTVIGVFDGESLLASWRLGTREERTADEYGMLMLDLFRHANIALAAVDGVIVSCVVPTLAYTFSRLSTKYFGREAMQVGPGIKTGMPILYDNPREVGADRIVNAVAAYHEFQEALVIVDFGTATTFDAITARGEYLGGAIAPGINISMDALFRHAAKLPRVEFARPRAAIGKNTVASMQSGVFFGYVGLVDALVTRIREELGGSARVIGTGGLATLIAKGSETIDAVDGDLTLKGLRIIHGLNQ